The following are encoded in a window of Strigops habroptila isolate Jane chromosome 9, bStrHab1.2.pri, whole genome shotgun sequence genomic DNA:
- the LOC115612831 gene encoding protein CXorf21 homolog — translation MLAEGILARLIYKESCQQDKPRKSHASKKDKEGIWRQKLVDNPKIRGFADGHEKQDEISAGSIQMEHRSSPQRRSVEKEPAEEQKVLVKGTVSPALHIPRREENTDQVDLYRSRLCNSIYQNYPDLHIGGDRVGDHACDSGCVLDHVWDELPDGPVLLSADIPLGQSPLCEHPEKPSVKSLSGDEAGERSIVLYKEPLSNSMLNRYMETKVAELYKQVFEENLTRCGSVTNLLTCGWIRNNLTQISFQLSQEQNIETSKAREVLLHSLALFSLCNTTNRNSSELSTPNLQISNPACTRKSCRIQFTS, via the coding sequence ATGTTGGCGGAAGGCATCTTAGCTAGACTCATATATAAAGAAAGCTGTCAGCAAGATAAGCCTCGCAAATCTCATGCATCCAAAAAGGATAAAGAGGGAATCTGGAGGCAGAAACTTGTAGACAACCCAAAAATCAGAGGCTTTGCTGATGGACATGAGAAGCAGGATGAGATCTCTGCTGGAAGTATCCAAATGGAACACAGGAGCAGTCCTCAGCGGAGATCCGTAGAAAAGGAAcctgcagaagaacagaaagtgCTTGTTAAAGGAACTGTGTCACCGGCTTTACATATCCCCAGAAGAGAAGAGAACACTGATCAGGTGGATTTGTACAGGTCCCGGTTGTGCAACAGCATTTACCAAAACTACCCTGACCTGCATATTGGGGGAGACCGCGTGGGTGACCATGCGTGTGATTCAGGTTGTGTTTTGGACCATGTGTGGGATGAACTTCCCGATGGCCCTGTTTTACTGTCGGCAGATATCCCCCTAGGTCAGTCCCCTCTGTGTGAGCATCCCGAAAAACCAAGTGTGAAGTCTCTGTCTGGAGATGAAGCTGGGGAAAGGAGTATTGTGCTCTATAAGGAGCCCCTTTCAAACTCCATGCTCAACAGGTACATGGAAACAAAAGTGGCAGAGCTCTATAAACAGGTTTTTGAAGAAAACCTGACCAGATGTGGTTCTGTAACAAACCTCCTCACCTGCGGCTGGATAAGGAATAACCTGACTCAGATAAGCTTTCAGCTGTCACAGGAGCAGAATATCGAAACATCAAAAGCCAGAGAAGTGCTCTTGCACTCTTTAGCTTTGTTTAGTTTGTGCAACACTACCAATAGAAATAGCTCTGAATTGAGTACTCCAAACTTACAAATCTCAAACCCAGCTTGCACGAGAAAGAGCTGCAGGATACAGTTTACATCGTGA